The DNA segment TTTGCTGCTAGACTGTGTGTGTGAAGACCATCGCCATTCTCTCGCTCAAAGGTGGGGTCGGCAAAACGACAACCAGCGTGTACCTCGCGGCTGTTGCCGCCTCGGCGGGCCATTCAGTGACGATCGTGGACGCCGACAGTGAACACAGTGCACACCGCTGGTCAAGCCATGCCGAACTTCCGTTTGAAGTGGTCGCTGGAGAACCAGACCGGCTGGCCCGTCAGGTCAAAGCTCCCCGGACAGCTGGTCATCTCGTGATTATTGACACGCCGCCCAACTCCCGCGAACTGCTGATGCGTGCAGCCAGTCTGGCGGATATCGCTCTGGTCCCAGTGGCGCCGACGGGTCTGGAGATTGACCGTCTGCGCCCAACACTGGAACTCTTGGCGGATATGCAGGCCCAGAGAGAAGAACTGGATGTGGCCATTCTGCTCACGCGGTACAACCCAAGACGCCGCCTGGCCAAAGAGGCGGAAGAGGCGCTGACAGGTCTTCCTGTGCTCAGCAGCCGTATCCGCGAACTGGAGTCCTATAAGGCGGCTTTCGGCGCCGGCCCTACGGATCTTGGTGAATATGCCGCTGTGTGGAATGAGGTGATGGCATGACGAAACGTCCTAAGCTCGGGGCCGTATTTTCAGGGGAAGCTACGGCGAAGGTAGTGGCCAACTCGGTACCGACAGCGAGAGCCGCAAACGCTGAGGAAGTGTCAGTCGAAAAGATTGTCCAGCTCAACGTGGCCGTGCCGGAATCTCTGCGCCGATTAGTGAAGATCAAGGCCCTTCAAAGTGGCCAAGATATGAATACAGTGGTGAAAGAACTCCTCACCGCTTGGGTCAAGGAATAGGTAGCTAGAAACCTATTGACATAGAGAGCTATTTTGGTCGAGGTGTGACGATGCAGAATCTGGTTGCAAATTTGCTGGTCAGAGAGCTCCAGTGAAGCGGCGCAAAAAGTACGTCCAGATCTGGGATAAGGCCACAGGCAAGAAGGTTCTCTTACACCGGAAAATTGCCGAGGAACGTCTGGGGAGACCTCTTTTACCGGGAGAAATTGTCCATCACCGAGACGGCGACAGCAGCAACAACGATCCAGAGAATTTGCTGGTTTTGCCCAGTCAGCGTTACCACGCCCATGTGGAGTATCACCTCCGGTGTGAGAAGCGGGGAATGCCCAACCTCTTTCCTGAATTTTTTAGAGGGATCAGGGAGCGTCAGCCAGGCTCCTTATTTGACAGCGTGCTCTGTTAGAGGCTGCGGTTCTGGCAACTTAACTCCATTAGGCTAATGAGTCGTGACTGATCGGAAACTGTACCGCCACGGTTGTGGCAAGTTGTTGGGGTATGGTGACGCGGTGTTGAGCGACCAGAAACTCCCCGGCTGAAGAACTGCTGCTGGAGCGGGGCATCTACGTGACCCGTGAATCTATCCGTACGTGGTGCATCAACTTCAGCGATCTCTTCGCTCAGAGCCTCCGCCACCGAGAACCACGTCGTGGTTCTCGGTAGCACCTCGATGAAATGTCGGCGGCGTCAAACACTGGCTCTGGCGGGCGGTCGACGAGCATGGCTTCGTGTTGGACGTCTTGCTGCCGCAACACCGAGACATGGAGGCCGCCAAATCGTTCTTCTCCTGGCTGTTGAGGAAGTACGACGTGTCGGAGGTCATCCATACTGACAAGCTCTGGAGTGATGGTGCAGTCTTTCAGAAAGTTCCCGTGCTCCACGCTGTGGAGCACGTCCAAGTCATCTCCTCCGCCCGACGCAACGATCTGATTGAGCAATCCCACCGTTCCACACGACGATAGGAACGTCAGAAGGTCACGACGACGAGCACAGGGCTTCCTCGGGCGTGCACGCTCGAGTCTCGAACCTTCACCACCCCCCTCGCTCCACTGTCCCCGCTCGCCATCTTCGCTGCCAGCAACAATCTGCGTTCAAGACGTGGCAGGAAGTGGTACAGCGCGTGGTCTGAACTTCAGACCACGCGCTGTACTAGAGCTTCCCGCTTTCTGACCACCAGCAACTTGCCACAACCCCAGCAGGAGTTCCTCGACGTCCCGATAACTCAGCGTGAAGCGGCGGTATAGCCAGACGGCGTACCCAATGACCTCAAGCGGGAAAGCGAGCAGGAGTGTATCCGTTACTACGAAATGGATGAGCCCCGATCACCTCAACAGGTTCAACCCATAGTGGAGAAGACGTGCTCAATCAGCGAACTTCCTTGCAGCGCATCGTAAACATCAGCGACCTGACGGGCCGCACTGGGACCCAGACGTACGCCGACTTCGAAGTTCATGCCCAAGCCGTGGCCGGTCATGTTAGCCGAGCCAAGCACCACCTGTGTCTGGTCAGCGACTGCGAGTTTGGCGTGCAGCAACCCGCCAGTATGGCGGGCACTGTAAACGCTTAGAGACGCGCCGAGGCGCTCGGCGGACTGGCGCAGGGGCTCCACGGCGCGGCTTTGCAGACTTGCAAGGTCGTGCAGGTCCTGGGCAATCAACGAGGTGCGCACACCACGCGCGAGCACGCGCAGCAACGCCTCGCTCACGACCGTGATGCCTGACAGCGTCAGGAACGGGGACATCAGACGCAGTTCCTTCTGAGCGGCGTCGATGGTCTGGGTGAGTCCATCAAGGTAAGGCGTGGGTGGGTGACTGCTCGGGATCGCAGCACTCAGAGCCGTATTCAGAGACTCCGGGAGGGTCCACAGCAGGCCGCTTCCCCTGTCTCCGGCGAGGTCTCCGAGCAGCGCCGCAAGTGGCCCGGGGCGTAGGAGGTCGCCTTCGCCGTCTAGAGCGCCGGCCGCTTTGAGGCGCTGCCACAGCGCCTCGCGACTGCCCTCGCCGAGCAGATCCTCCACCCAGGCGAGGTCGCGGTAGGTCATGGGCCGACCAGCTTGGGCCCACAAGGCCCGGGCTGCGCGGGTGAGCTGGTCATCCGTGAGAGTCAAGCTAGTGTTCACGCCCCACCTCAGCTTTCGTCTTCCGGGGTAAGCAGCGCGTCCTGCCAGTAGCCGTGCGTGATAGTCCTGGTGCCAAAATCCTGACCGTCAGGGAGTGGGCCGCCGTAGAGAGTGGCGCGGGAAAGCAAGCCGTTGAAATGCGTGCAGTTGAACTCGCGGTGCAGGCACCCGGCACAGGTGCCGCCATCGCGCGCGCAGAGCGGATCGTAGATGCAATCGCGGCCCTGCTGGGCGGCCTCGCGCAGCCATAGCGGCAGGCGCTGCTCGAAGAGAGTTAGGAGCCCGCCGATCTTGCTCTCAGTAAAGCGGTTGGCATACAGCACGAACGACAGGCTTTCAGGCAACAGGTACTCGCCGATGCTAGAGATCGCGTAGCCGCTCCACTCCATACGCTGAGCCATGACGTGACTGATTGTGTGGATCAACGTCTGTAAGGCCGCCGAGGCGGGGTGCAGGGTGCCGTCGTCGCGTCGAGGGGTCTTAAGAGCGCCTCGCCACAGCCATGCCCAGGCAGCGACCGCGTCGGTGGGCACCGCGCCGTGTATCAGGCGATTGTCAGTCATCCAGCGGGCGACGCGCAGTGGGTCGAGTTGGAACCACAGTGCCTCGGTCTCGGTGGGCAGTGCGAAGATCGGAGAGCGCGGGTCGTCGCTGCTCCGGTCGGCGGGAAAAGGGTTGAGCATGCTCGCTTTGGGCTTCTTTGTGACGCGGGTGTACCCAAAGGCGGCCTGGGCGATAGGGAAGTTCTCTACGGCCTCGGCGTGGGCGATGCCGAGTCGGGTCATGATATCCAGGGCGTCTTTCAGGAAGCGGTCAGCCTGCGCCGTCTGGCCGCGGCGACGCAACTGCGTAGCGACGGCCTCGGGGGTCGTCAGGGTAACGTTGTCGCGCAGGGTGACGTGCTCGATGAGCTTGCGTCCCGGCACGCCCCCGGTGAGCGCGCCGAGGTGGTGGTGCACAGTGTTGATGGCAGCATGCCCAGGGGGATTGGCTTTCTCCGCGTCGTGCCGGAGCACCTCGGGGTGGTTAGGATCAAGTGCGCGAAGCGCTTCGATGATGCGGTCGGCGGTGGAGCCAGCCTGCCCCTCCCACTCAGCGCGCTTCTGAGCGACGTCCAGCACGGGTTCCGCGAGGACACCCCAGGTGCGGGCAAGCAGCAGCGTCTCGGCGTCCTCAACTTGTGTGAGGCGCTGCTCGTGACCCTGCTGGAGGTTGATGAAGGTGGCGATGAGGGGGTTGTAGAGCCCAGGCTCAGCGACGGGGTACACACGCATCTTGCGGTCCGAGTCGGGCCGCCCAGCCGCAAGGGAAGCCTCGCTGTACTTACATGTACACGGTGTCTGGAAGAGGCCTTGCAAGGGCGTAGCGCACGCAGGGTTTAGGCACACCCAGCGGGCGAGCGGCGTGCGACCGGGGTCGTACAGGCGCATTTCCGTGCCGCCGCAACGTTTGCACTTGCGGCCCTTAGGCAGATAGAGCGTCTCCAGGCGCCCACAGTTGTGCGCCTGCACGTACCGGAGCTGCTTCATGGTCCCGTCGCAGCCCTTGCGCGGGCAGCGGCCGAGGTGGCTACCGCGCCGACGGGCCGTCTCGTAATCAGTCACGTACCCGCACTGCTGGCACTGGACGTTCTCCGGGAACGGCTCAAAATTCACCGTGCGCGGTGCCCCGAGGCGGAAGTGCCGACTGCGCCGCGCGGGGTCGCGTATGTCGGGGAAGTTCATGCGAAAGTTCTCCGGCCACTGCGCGGCCATCTCGGCGATCGTGTCGTACAGTGCCGTCTCATTTAGGCTGCCGCTGTCGAGCGGGTCGAGGTCGATGCTGGTGACCTTGCACAACCCAAAATCGTCGTGGTGGAAGATGCTCTCGGGCGTGTGCTGGAAGAGGATCTGCGTCTGGCCGCGGGTGAACGCTTTGGGCATGGGGAAGTCCTTTGAGCGGAGGTGCTCTGATCAGCTGATGAAAGGTGAAGTTAGTTGCTGCACCTGGCGCTGCGCGATCATGACTTCCCCTTCTTGAACCACTGAAGTTTGTCGTACTCGGTGTTGATGGGCCAAAAAGGCACGGGGCGTTCCACATCACGCAGGCTGGTCATGGGTTTGGGGTTTAGGGCGTCGCCGAGTTTGCTGCTGCCGGCCACGACGCGCTGTTGGCGGAGCCGAGCGAGGAGTTCGTCAAAGGTCTCGTCAACGAGGGCGACCTGGGCAGCTTCTAGGTCTGGGTCGTAATTGCCTTGTCCGAGTGCCTGGGCACCGCGCAAGTGCGCGCGGGTGCGTTTGAGCTTGTCGTGTTCTATCCATGTCAGGGCACCGGTGAGTTCCTTGAGCCGGCTCTTGCCGCCTTCCTGAGGCACGCCGATACCGTAGATCAGCCCGGAGACCGTGCCGGAGATCGTCCGGCGGATGGCCT comes from the Deinococcus betulae genome and includes:
- a CDS encoding AAA family ATPase; protein product: MKTIAILSLKGGVGKTTTSVYLAAVAASAGHSVTIVDADSEHSAHRWSSHAELPFEVVAGEPDRLARQVKAPRTAGHLVIIDTPPNSRELLMRAASLADIALVPVAPTGLEIDRLRPTLELLADMQAQREELDVAILLTRYNPRRRLAKEAEEALTGLPVLSSRIRELESYKAAFGAGPTDLGEYAAVWNEVMA
- a CDS encoding HNH endonuclease encodes the protein MKRRKKYVQIWDKATGKKVLLHRKIAEERLGRPLLPGEIVHHRDGDSSNNDPENLLVLPSQRYHAHVEYHLRCEKRGMPNLFPEFFRGIRERQPGSLFDSVLC
- a CDS encoding phospholipase D-like domain-containing protein, translating into MTYRDLAWVEDLLGEGSREALWQRLKAAGALDGEGDLLRPGPLAALLGDLAGDRGSGLLWTLPESLNTALSAAIPSSHPPTPYLDGLTQTIDAAQKELRLMSPFLTLSGITVVSEALLRVLARGVRTSLIAQDLHDLASLQSRAVEPLRQSAERLGASLSVYSARHTGGLLHAKLAVADQTQVVLGSANMTGHGLGMNFEVGVRLGPSAARQVADVYDALQGSSLIEHVFSTMG